The genomic window AGTCGGCGAATGAGACGGCGTCGACCGGCCGGTACACGAATCGGTGCTTAACGATGTCGTCCATGTCGTGTGGCTCGGCGAGGTAGTCGAGGAGCCGGCCTTCGCGGTCGGCGATCATCGCCTCGAACTTGTCGAGTCGGGCCAGGAACGCGTCCCGGCCTTTGAGGACGCCGATGTGATGGAACGTCGCGTACCAATCGGCCTCGATCTCGCGAACGCGCGCGAGGGAGTTCTCGAAGTCGACGAGGTTCGACCAGGCATCACCGTAGTAGGGGCCGAAGCTCGTGAGTTCGATGTCGGCGAGATAGATCAGTCGGCGCGGCCTGCCGGCGTCGGTCCACTCGATCTCGAAGCAGCAGTGGCCGCGGGTGTGACCGGGGGTATGCAGGACGCGGATCGTCACGCCGCCGAGGTCGAAGGTGTCTCCCTCGACATACGTCTGTGGGTCGTCGCGCGTGACGAA from Candidatus Binatia bacterium includes these protein-coding regions:
- a CDS encoding MBL fold metallo-hydrolase, with the translated sequence MSASTLASDPLFGPVTLLEGPAKGRYPEGNSLLVEGNRETVIIDPSLGLLGREGPLPRVARVLNSHCHEDHVAGNHLFPDVPWHFHELDAPGIKSLDAMLAIYGFPAWIEAPFRGVLVDQFHFVTRDDPQTYVEGDTFDLGGVTIRVLHTPGHTRGHCCFEIEWTDAGRPRRLIYLADIELTSFGPYYGDAWSNLVDFENSLARVREIEADWYATFHHIGVLKGRDAFLARLDKFEAMIADREGRLLDYLAEPHDMDDIVKHRFVYRPVDAVSFADSVEKRSAEQHLERLVASGRVRELPEGRWQRA